A stretch of the Conger conger chromosome 3, fConCon1.1, whole genome shotgun sequence genome encodes the following:
- the tnfsf12 gene encoding tumor necrosis factor ligand superfamily member 12 isoform X3: protein MSQSFRTLQDRLKQLSAQRDTIVQLLLERRGLLEGHRVKRDGGTGRGKSGNGKKSASHFEIHSVQQVGDDGAIKGWTEELLNMSVSKAVRYDPDTGTFKVERSGVYFLYCQVQFNENQSLYVKLVVSVNKVNKLQCMEGYGTTPSSGSHLFHFLKPCQVSGLLRLERGAELKASTVKSYQLHPVGKHYFGLFKVN, encoded by the exons ATGTCTCAATCATTCAGAACTCTGCAAGACCGTCTGAAACAA ttaAGTGCCCAGCGTGATACTATTGTCCAGCTCTTACTGGAGAGGAGAGGTTtgctggagggccacagggtgAAAAGAGATG GTGGAACTGGAAGAGGAAAGtcaggaaatggaaaaaaatctgCGTCTCATTTTGAAA TACATTCCGTTCAGCAAG TGGGTGATGATGGGGCTATTAAAGGCTGGACTGAGGAGCTGCTGAATATGAGTGTGAGCAAGGCAGTGCGGTATGACCCTGACACCGGCACCTTCAAGGTGGAGAGAAGTGGAGTTTACTTCTTGTACTGCCAG GTGCAATTTAATGAGAACCAGAGTCTCTATGTGAAGCTAGTGGTGTCCGTGAACAAGGTCAATAAGCTGCAGTGCATGGAGGGATACGGGACCACACCTTCCTCTGGCTCACACCTGTTCCACTTTCTCAAGCCATGTCAGGTGTCAGGACTGTTGAGGCTGGAAAGAGGGGCAGAGCTGAAGGCCTCCACAGTTAAATCGTACCAGCTGCACCCTGTTGGAAAGCACTACTTTGGTCTTTTTAAGGTTAACTGA
- the tnfsf12 gene encoding tumor necrosis factor ligand superfamily member 12 isoform X1 → MQHILQRRKLHQLQLAWAAVAVVALSLAFCSALFTAWTWGQTRDMSQSFRTLQDRLKQLSAQRDTIVQLLLERRGLLEGHRVKRDGGTGRGKSGNGKKSASHFEIHSVQQVGDDGAIKGWTEELLNMSVSKAVRYDPDTGTFKVERSGVYFLYCQVQFNENQSLYVKLVVSVNKVNKLQCMEGYGTTPSSGSHLFHFLKPCQVSGLLRLERGAELKASTVKSYQLHPVGKHYFGLFKVN, encoded by the exons ATGCAACACATTCTGCAGAGGAGAAAACTTCACCAACTTCAGCTTGCTTGGGCAGCCGTGGCAGTTGTTGCTCTGTCGCTTGCTTTCTGCAGCGCTCTATTTACTGCATGGACATGGGGACAGACGCGGGACATGTCTCAATCATTCAGAACTCTGCAAGACCGTCTGAAACAA ttaAGTGCCCAGCGTGATACTATTGTCCAGCTCTTACTGGAGAGGAGAGGTTtgctggagggccacagggtgAAAAGAGATG GTGGAACTGGAAGAGGAAAGtcaggaaatggaaaaaaatctgCGTCTCATTTTGAAA TACATTCCGTTCAGCAAG TGGGTGATGATGGGGCTATTAAAGGCTGGACTGAGGAGCTGCTGAATATGAGTGTGAGCAAGGCAGTGCGGTATGACCCTGACACCGGCACCTTCAAGGTGGAGAGAAGTGGAGTTTACTTCTTGTACTGCCAG GTGCAATTTAATGAGAACCAGAGTCTCTATGTGAAGCTAGTGGTGTCCGTGAACAAGGTCAATAAGCTGCAGTGCATGGAGGGATACGGGACCACACCTTCCTCTGGCTCACACCTGTTCCACTTTCTCAAGCCATGTCAGGTGTCAGGACTGTTGAGGCTGGAAAGAGGGGCAGAGCTGAAGGCCTCCACAGTTAAATCGTACCAGCTGCACCCTGTTGGAAAGCACTACTTTGGTCTTTTTAAGGTTAACTGA
- the tnfsf12 gene encoding tumor necrosis factor ligand superfamily member 12 isoform X4 translates to MSAELLTLSAQRDTIVQLLLERRGLLEGHRVKRDGGTGRGKSGNGKKSASHFEIHSVQQVGDDGAIKGWTEELLNMSVSKAVRYDPDTGTFKVERSGVYFLYCQVQFNENQSLYVKLVVSVNKVNKLQCMEGYGTTPSSGSHLFHFLKPCQVSGLLRLERGAELKASTVKSYQLHPVGKHYFGLFKVN, encoded by the exons atgtctgcagaactgctaacC ttaAGTGCCCAGCGTGATACTATTGTCCAGCTCTTACTGGAGAGGAGAGGTTtgctggagggccacagggtgAAAAGAGATG GTGGAACTGGAAGAGGAAAGtcaggaaatggaaaaaaatctgCGTCTCATTTTGAAA TACATTCCGTTCAGCAAG TGGGTGATGATGGGGCTATTAAAGGCTGGACTGAGGAGCTGCTGAATATGAGTGTGAGCAAGGCAGTGCGGTATGACCCTGACACCGGCACCTTCAAGGTGGAGAGAAGTGGAGTTTACTTCTTGTACTGCCAG GTGCAATTTAATGAGAACCAGAGTCTCTATGTGAAGCTAGTGGTGTCCGTGAACAAGGTCAATAAGCTGCAGTGCATGGAGGGATACGGGACCACACCTTCCTCTGGCTCACACCTGTTCCACTTTCTCAAGCCATGTCAGGTGTCAGGACTGTTGAGGCTGGAAAGAGGGGCAGAGCTGAAGGCCTCCACAGTTAAATCGTACCAGCTGCACCCTGTTGGAAAGCACTACTTTGGTCTTTTTAAGGTTAACTGA
- the tnfsf12 gene encoding tumor necrosis factor ligand superfamily member 12 isoform X2 yields MHALFTAWTWGQTRDMSQSFRTLQDRLKQLSAQRDTIVQLLLERRGLLEGHRVKRDGGTGRGKSGNGKKSASHFEIHSVQQVGDDGAIKGWTEELLNMSVSKAVRYDPDTGTFKVERSGVYFLYCQVQFNENQSLYVKLVVSVNKVNKLQCMEGYGTTPSSGSHLFHFLKPCQVSGLLRLERGAELKASTVKSYQLHPVGKHYFGLFKVN; encoded by the exons ATGCA CGCTCTATTTACTGCATGGACATGGGGACAGACGCGGGACATGTCTCAATCATTCAGAACTCTGCAAGACCGTCTGAAACAA ttaAGTGCCCAGCGTGATACTATTGTCCAGCTCTTACTGGAGAGGAGAGGTTtgctggagggccacagggtgAAAAGAGATG GTGGAACTGGAAGAGGAAAGtcaggaaatggaaaaaaatctgCGTCTCATTTTGAAA TACATTCCGTTCAGCAAG TGGGTGATGATGGGGCTATTAAAGGCTGGACTGAGGAGCTGCTGAATATGAGTGTGAGCAAGGCAGTGCGGTATGACCCTGACACCGGCACCTTCAAGGTGGAGAGAAGTGGAGTTTACTTCTTGTACTGCCAG GTGCAATTTAATGAGAACCAGAGTCTCTATGTGAAGCTAGTGGTGTCCGTGAACAAGGTCAATAAGCTGCAGTGCATGGAGGGATACGGGACCACACCTTCCTCTGGCTCACACCTGTTCCACTTTCTCAAGCCATGTCAGGTGTCAGGACTGTTGAGGCTGGAAAGAGGGGCAGAGCTGAAGGCCTCCACAGTTAAATCGTACCAGCTGCACCCTGTTGGAAAGCACTACTTTGGTCTTTTTAAGGTTAACTGA